The DNA region TTACGAGGAGGAGCGGTTCCGCGGCTCCAACACCGAGCTGACGGATGTGGCGCTGTCCACGGGCCGGCTGATGGCGCTGATGTTCCCCACCGTGATGACGGTCGTGAACGTCTCGTCGATCGCCGTGCTCTGGTTCGGTGCCCACCGCATCGACAGCGGCGGCATGGAGATCGGCGCGCTGACCGCGTTCCTCGCCTATCTGATGCAGATCGTCATGTCGGTGATGATGGCCACCTTCATGTTCATGATGGTGCCGCGTGCCGAGGTCTGTGCCGAGCGCGTCCAGGAGGTCCTGGAGACCGAGTCCAGCGTGGTCCCGCCCGTCGAGCCGGTCCGCAAGCTGCTCGCCCGCGGTCATCTGGAGGTGCGCGGCGCGGACTTCCGCTACCCGGGCGCCGAGGAGCCGGTGCTGCGGTCGGTGGATCTGGTGGCCCGCCCCGGCGAGACCACCGCGATCATCGGGTCGACGGGCAGCGGGAAGTCGACGCTGCTCGGTCTCGTACCGCGGCTGTTCGATGTGACGGACGGTCAGGTGCTGGTCGACGGTACGGATGTGCGGACGCTGGAGCCGGCGCTGCTGGCGAGGACCGTGAGTCTCGTACCGCAGAAGCCGTATCTGTTCTCCGGGACGGTCGCGACGAACCTGCGGTACGGAAACCCGGACGCGACCGACGAGGAGCTGTGGCACGCGTTGGAGGTCGCGCAGGCCAAGGAGTTCGTCACCGCGCTGGAGCACGGTCTGAACGCGCCGATCGCGCAGGGCGGCACCAATGTCTCGGGCGGGCAGCGGCAGCGGCTGGCCATCGCCAGGACGCTGGTGCAGCGGCCGGAGATCTATCTCTTCGACGACTCGTTCTCCGCGCTCGACTACGCCACCGACGCCGCGCTGCGCGGGGCGCTCACGCAGGAGACGGCCGAGGCGACCGTGGTGATCGTGGCGCAGCGGGTGTCCACCATCCGCGACGCGGACCGGATCCTGGTGCTGGACGAGGGCCGGGTCGTCGGCTCCGGCACCCACCACGAGCTGATGGACGGCAATGAAACGTACCGGGAGATCGTGCTCTCCCAGCTGACGGAAGCGGAGGCCGCGTAATGGCCGGGCCTGGCGGACGCATGATGGCGGGCGGGGCGCCGACCGACCGGTCCATGGACTTCAAGGGGTCCTCGAAGCGGCTGTTGAAGCGCTTCGCGACGGAGAAGACCCCGCTGTACGTGATGCTGGCAGCCTGTGCGCTGAGCGTCGGCCTGTCGGTGATCGGGCCGAAGATCCTCGGCCGGGCGACCGACCTGGTCTTCGCCGGGGTCGTCGGCCGGGAGATGACCGAGGGGACGACCAAGGAACAGGCCATCGAGGGCCTGCGCAAGAGCAACAGCGGTCTGGCCGACATGCTCTCCGGGGTGGACTTCGTCCCCGGTCACGGCATCGACTTCGGCGCGGTGGGCGACGTACTGCTGGTGGCGCTGGCGGTCTATGTCGGGGCCGGCCTGCTGATGCTGGTGGCGACCCGGCTGTCGATCCGGATCATCAACCGGATCATTTTCCAGCTGCGCGAGGACATCCAGACGAAGCTGTCGCGGCTGCCGCTGTCGTACTTCGACCGGGCCAAGCGCGGCGAGGTGCTCAGCCGGGCGACGAACGACATCGACAACATCTCGCAGACGATGCAGCAGACGATGGGCCAGCTCATCAACTCCCTGCTCACCATCGTCGGCGTGCTGATCATGATGTTCTGGGTCTCGCCGCTGCTGGCGTTCGTCGCACTGGCGACGGTGCCGCTCTCGGTGGTCGTGGCCAGGAAGGTCGGCAAGCGCTCGCAGCCGCAGTTCGTGCAGCAGTGGAAGGTGACGGGCAAGCTCAACGCCCACATCGAGGAGATGTACACCGGGCACACCCTGGTGAAGGTCTTCGGCCGGCAGGAGGAGTCCGCGAGGGACTTCGCCGAGCAGAACGAAGCACTGTACGAGGCCGGCTTCAAGGCGCAGTACAACAGCGGGATCATGCAGCCGCTGATGATGTTCGTCTCCAACCTGAACTACGTGCTGATCGCCGTCGTCGGTGGTCTGCGGGTCGCTTCGGGCTCGCTGTCGATCGGTGACGTGCAGGCGTTCATCCAGTACTCCCGGCAGTTCTCGATGCCGCTGACCCAGGTCGCCGCGATGGCGAACCTGGTGCAGTCGGGTGTCGCCTCGGCCGAGCGGATATTCGAGCTGCTGGACGCCGAGGAGCAGGGCGCCGACCCCGCGCCCGGCGAGCAGGAGCGCCCGAAGGAGCTGCGGGGCAGCGTCTCGCTGGAGAAGGTGTCGTTCCGTTACGACCCGGAGAAGCCGCTCATCGAGGATCTGTCGCTGAGCGTCGAGCCCGGTCACACGGTCGCGATCGTCGGACCGACCGGGGCCGGCAAGACCACGCTCGTCAATCTGCTGATGCGGTTCTACGAGGTGACGGGTGGCCGGATCACGCTGGACGGGGTCGACGTGACGAAGATGTCGCGCGACGACCTGCGGCAGGGCATCGGCATGGTCCTCCAGGACACCTGGCTGTTCGGCGGTTCGATCGCGGACAACATCGCGTACGGCGCGTCGCGCGAGGTCACCCGCGAGGAGATCGAGGAGGCGGCGAAGGCGGCCCACGCCGACCGGTTCATCCGTACGCTGCCGGACGGCTACGACACGGTGATCGACGATGAGGGCTCCGGCGTCAGCGCGGGCGAGAAGCAGCTGATCACCATCGCGCGGGCGTTCCTGTCCGACCCGGTGATCCTGGTGCTCGACGAGGCGACGAGCTCCGTCGACACCCGTACGGAGGTGCTGATCCAGAAGGCGATGGCGCGGCTGGCCCACGGCCGTACGAGCTTTGTGATCGCGCACCGGCTCTCCACCATCCGGGACGCCGACGTCATCCTGGTGATGGAGAACGGCTCGATCGTCGAACAGGGCACGCACGAGGAGCTGTTGGCCACCGAGGGCGCCTATGCCCGGCTGTATTCGGCGCAGTTCGCGCAGGCAGTCGCCGAAGTCGACTAGGAGCGCCGCCCGTTCGGACCCGAGGGCTCGCACCGCCGACCGGCGGTGCGAGCCCTCACGCCGTCAGTCGAGGTAGCCGCGGAGCTGGTCGGCGAAGGCGTGGTCCCGCAGCTTGTTGAGGGTCTTGGACTCGATCTGGCGGATGCGTTCGCGCGTCACGCCGAAGATCCGGCCGATCTCCTCAAGTGTGCGGGGCCGCCCGTCGTCCAGCCCGTAGCGCAGCTGGACCACCTTCCGCTCGCGCTCGTTGAGAGTGGAGAGCACCGCTTCCAGGTGCTCGCGCAGCAGCAGGAACGCGGCGGACTCGACCGGGGACGCGGCGTCGCCGTCCTCGATCAGGTCGCCGAGGGCTACGTCGTCCTCCTCGCCGACCGGGGCGTGCAGCGAGACCGGTTCCTGGGCGAGCCGCAGGACTTCGCCGACCCGCTCCGGAGTGAGGTCGAGCTGGCCGGCGACCTCCTCCGCCGTCGGCTCGTAGCCGCTTTCCTGGAGCATCCGGCGCTGGACGCGTACGACGCGGTTGATCAGTTCGACGACATGGACCGGGACGCGTATGGTCCGCGCCTGGTCGGCGAGGGCGCGGGACATGGCCTGGCGGATCCACCAGGTCGCGTACGTGGAGAACTTGTAGCCCCGGGCGTAGTCGAATTTCTCGACGGCCCTGATCAGCCCGAGGTTCCCCTCCTGGACCAGATCGAGCATGGTCAGCCCGCGGCCGACATAGCGTTTGGCGACGGAGACGACGAGGCGGAGGTTGGCCTCGATGAGGCGGCGCTTGGCCATCCTCCCCATGACCACCAGCCGGTCGAGATCGACGGCCAGCCGGGTGTCCGGGTCCGGGGTGCTCGCGAGCCGCTCCTCGGCGAAGAGCCCGGCCTCGACACGGCGGGCGAGCTCCACCTCGTCGGCGGCGCTGAGCAGGGGGATCCGGCCGATCTCCCGCAGATACTGGCGGAAGAGGTCGGAGGACGGACCGGCGGTCTCCGGACGGCTCCGCGGCTCGGGTGGCTCGGGCGCCTGGGGCGTCTCCTCCATGAGTGCCTCGGGCGGTTCGCTCGGTATCGGCGATTCCACCGCTCCCTCCGGATGGCGCACGGCCCGGTTCTGCGCGGGGATGGCCGAGACATGCTCGGTTTCGGTCAGGGTCCGGGTCTGCACGGGGGCGACCTCCAGGTGATCGCTGCCGGACCGCGGGGATGGAGGACCACCGTTCGATGGGCCGGCCGCGCTCCGATGTCTCAGGCACCGCCCCCAGTGTGGGGGAAGACACATCGCTGCCACGAGGGGCGTGCGGGGACTTTCTGAGTTCGGTCCGTGACCGGGCGATTACGCGGGGCGCTCCCACCGGAAGGCGCTACGTGTCAGAGCGCGTCGGCCCCGCTGTTGCGCAGGGACTGGGCGTACTGCTGGAGCACCCAGACCTCGTTCTGCGCCGCCGCCAGGTGGTCCGGGGCGACATTGCTGCCGAGGCGGGCGAGGCTGCCCTGTACGTCGTTGATCCGGCGGTCGACGGCGCGCAGCCGGACCTGGACGAGCTGCATGCCCGCGTAGGTCTCGTCGATGGTCTTGCCGTGGAAGACCTCGACGGCGAGCTCGGTGACCAGATTGCGCACCGTGTCGTTGGGGGCCACGTCCAGGACCTGGACCAGGTATTCGCGAGTCTCGGGGACGCCCAGCTCGGCGCCACCCGCCTCCGCGATGCACTGCCGGACGGCGGCGTACGGCGGGGCGGTGAACTCGTCGGCCCCGTAGGCGTCGAAGGCCGGGGAGACCAGGGCGGGCTTCTGCAGGGCGAGCTTCAGCAGCTCGCGCTCGGTGCGGTGGGCGGGGCTGCGGAGGTTGAGCGCGGGGCCGGAGGGGGCGGCGGCGGGCGCCTGGACCTGCTGGTGCCGGGGGCCGCCGCGGGAGGGTGTCTGGCCGGGGCCCCGCTGGTCGCCCCGTTCGCGGGCCCAGCGGGCGAGCTGGCCGACCCGCTTGACGACGAACTGGGTGTCCAGGATGCCGAGCATGCCGGCCAGCTGGACGGCGACCTCGTGCTGCGAGGAGCTGTTCTTGATCCGGGCGACGACGGGGGCCGCCTCGTCGAGCGCGGCGCCGCGGCCCGCCGGGGTCTCCAGGTCGTACCGGCCGACGATCTGGCGGAGCGCGAACTCGAAGAGCGGGGTGCGGGGTTCGACCAGATCGCGGACTGCCTCGTCGCCCTTGGCCAGGCGCAGATCGCAGGGGTCCATGCCGTCAGGGGCGATCGCGATGTATGTCTCCGCGGCGAACTTCTGGTCGTCCTCGAAGGCGCGCAGGGCGGCCTTCTGCCCGGCCGCGTCAC from Streptomyces sp. NBC_01591 includes:
- a CDS encoding ABC transporter ATP-binding protein, translating into MAGPGGRMMAGGAPTDRSMDFKGSSKRLLKRFATEKTPLYVMLAACALSVGLSVIGPKILGRATDLVFAGVVGREMTEGTTKEQAIEGLRKSNSGLADMLSGVDFVPGHGIDFGAVGDVLLVALAVYVGAGLLMLVATRLSIRIINRIIFQLREDIQTKLSRLPLSYFDRAKRGEVLSRATNDIDNISQTMQQTMGQLINSLLTIVGVLIMMFWVSPLLAFVALATVPLSVVVARKVGKRSQPQFVQQWKVTGKLNAHIEEMYTGHTLVKVFGRQEESARDFAEQNEALYEAGFKAQYNSGIMQPLMMFVSNLNYVLIAVVGGLRVASGSLSIGDVQAFIQYSRQFSMPLTQVAAMANLVQSGVASAERIFELLDAEEQGADPAPGEQERPKELRGSVSLEKVSFRYDPEKPLIEDLSLSVEPGHTVAIVGPTGAGKTTLVNLLMRFYEVTGGRITLDGVDVTKMSRDDLRQGIGMVLQDTWLFGGSIADNIAYGASREVTREEIEEAAKAAHADRFIRTLPDGYDTVIDDEGSGVSAGEKQLITIARAFLSDPVILVLDEATSSVDTRTEVLIQKAMARLAHGRTSFVIAHRLSTIRDADVILVMENGSIVEQGTHEELLATEGAYARLYSAQFAQAVAEVD
- the dnaG gene encoding DNA primase codes for the protein MAGRINDDDVKAVRDAVPIDAVVSEYLQLRNAGGGNLKGLCPFHDEKSPSFQVSPSKGLFHCFGCQEGGDTIAFVQKIDHLTFAEVVERLAAKAGITLRYEEGGYNPSHQRGERIRLVEAHKVAAQFYVEQLDGPEAEIGRKFLAERGFDQAAAAHFGVGYSPAGWDHLTRYLRGKGFSDKELITSGLSQDGRRGPIDRFRGRLMWPISDTSGDIVGFGARKLRDDDNGPKYLNTPETSIYKKSQVLYGIDLAKKDIAKASRAVVVEGYTDVMACHLAGITTAIATCGTAFGGDHIKILRRLLMDNGSARVIFTFDGDAAGQKAALRAFEDDQKFAAETYIAIAPDGMDPCDLRLAKGDEAVRDLVEPRTPLFEFALRQIVGRYDLETPAGRGAALDEAAPVVARIKNSSSQHEVAVQLAGMLGILDTQFVVKRVGQLARWARERGDQRGPGQTPSRGGPRHQQVQAPAAAPSGPALNLRSPAHRTERELLKLALQKPALVSPAFDAYGADEFTAPPYAAVRQCIAEAGGAELGVPETREYLVQVLDVAPNDTVRNLVTELAVEVFHGKTIDETYAGMQLVQVRLRAVDRRINDVQGSLARLGSNVAPDHLAAAQNEVWVLQQYAQSLRNSGADAL
- a CDS encoding RNA polymerase sigma factor, whose amino-acid sequence is MQTRTLTETEHVSAIPAQNRAVRHPEGAVESPIPSEPPEALMEETPQAPEPPEPRSRPETAGPSSDLFRQYLREIGRIPLLSAADEVELARRVEAGLFAEERLASTPDPDTRLAVDLDRLVVMGRMAKRRLIEANLRLVVSVAKRYVGRGLTMLDLVQEGNLGLIRAVEKFDYARGYKFSTYATWWIRQAMSRALADQARTIRVPVHVVELINRVVRVQRRMLQESGYEPTAEEVAGQLDLTPERVGEVLRLAQEPVSLHAPVGEEDDVALGDLIEDGDAASPVESAAFLLLREHLEAVLSTLNERERKVVQLRYGLDDGRPRTLEEIGRIFGVTRERIRQIESKTLNKLRDHAFADQLRGYLD
- a CDS encoding ABC transporter ATP-binding protein, producing MLIKLLRAYLGPYRKPILLLVLLQLLQTCASLYLPTLNADIIDNGVVKGDTGYILEFGGIMIAVSIGQVVCNMGAVYYGARTAAALGRDVRASVFDRVQSFSARELGRFGAPSLITRTTNDVQQIQMLVLMTFTLMVSAPIMCVGGIIMALGQDVPLSAVLLAVVPVLGIAVSLIVKRMRPLFRTMQERLDTVNRVLREQITGNRVIRAFVRDGYEEERFRGSNTELTDVALSTGRLMALMFPTVMTVVNVSSIAVLWFGAHRIDSGGMEIGALTAFLAYLMQIVMSVMMATFMFMMVPRAEVCAERVQEVLETESSVVPPVEPVRKLLARGHLEVRGADFRYPGAEEPVLRSVDLVARPGETTAIIGSTGSGKSTLLGLVPRLFDVTDGQVLVDGTDVRTLEPALLARTVSLVPQKPYLFSGTVATNLRYGNPDATDEELWHALEVAQAKEFVTALEHGLNAPIAQGGTNVSGGQRQRLAIARTLVQRPEIYLFDDSFSALDYATDAALRGALTQETAEATVVIVAQRVSTIRDADRILVLDEGRVVGSGTHHELMDGNETYREIVLSQLTEAEAA